Below is a genomic region from Hevea brasiliensis isolate MT/VB/25A 57/8 chromosome 3, ASM3005281v1, whole genome shotgun sequence.
CATCTCTTCTTGTTTTAGGTTTGGCAACATTGTTGAAGACAAAGTATTGAAGGAGAATTCCATAGCTTCTGATAAGAAAGAGGACCATTTTCAAACAAACTAATATATTTATACTGATTTTTGATATAATCAAGATTCACATAGTAGAACTCAGCCATCATGTGCGGCAATTAGCAATTTTAAACAACACTTGGTGATCGTTTTAATTTACTGTCTTCTTTAATTAGTGTTGTAATAATTCCAACTTAGTTTTTGATTGTCTTGCTGCAGAAAACGAGCAGCAGCTGCACCCTGCAATTGCCAGTGGCACAACTATTTACAGGGAATTGAATATAGTGGCCTTGATGGGTAATGCTTGTGCAGGGAAGTGCAATTCAAAGAGTGGTTTCGTTCTGTCAACCTCTGATGATACATCAGGATTTTGCTTCCAATCCCAATATGACTCGGTTTCTAACCGTAAAAGTACAAAACCTGTCAAGGAAACCCCACTTCCTATCCTAAACAAACCCCCAAAACAAATGGTCATGCAAACTGATACTGTGTTACAGAAAATGTCAGAAGATGATTTTATGGCAGTATTCACTTTAGGGAGGAAGCTTGGGCAGGGACGTTTTGGGACAGTGTTTCTTTCTGTTGAGAAATCAACAGGTAGAGAGTATGCCTGTAAATTGATTGAGAAAAGAAAGTTGGTCACTTGCGAGGATGTAAGAGATCTGAGAAGGGAAATTCAGATAATGCGACATTTGAATGCAAATCCAAATGTTGCATCTATCCGAGATGCTTATGAGGATTCTAAGGCAGTGTATATTGTTATGGAGTTCTGCAGTGGTGGTGAGCTTTTTGACGGGATCAAAGAGCGAGGTTGCTATACGGAAAAAGAGGCAGCTAAGCTTGTCAGGACTATTGTAGCAGTGGTGCAGGGTTTTCATTCTTTAGGTGTTATGCATCGAGACCTTAAGCCTGAGAATTTTCTCTTTCTCCATCATCAGGAGGATTCACCTCTCAAGATAATTGATTTCGGATCATCAACTTTCTTCCTGCCAGGAGAAAGTTTTAGGGACGTTGTTGGTAGTCCATATTATGTTGCACCCGAAGTCTTGCAAAAGCATTATGGTCCTGAAGTTGATATTTGGAGTGCTGGGGTGATTCTTTACGTTTTGTTAAGTGGGGTGCCTCCATTCTGGGCTAAAACGGAGAAAGAGATTTATCAAGAGGTTTTACATGGAGATCTTGATTTCTCATCAGAACCTTGGCCTGTTATATCAGAGAGTGCCAAGGATTTGATGAGGAGAATGCTTGACAAAAACCCAGCTACAAGGATAGCTACAGGTGAAGTACTGTCTCACCCTTGGGTTAGGATTAATGGCATAGCCCCTGACAAGCTTATCAATTCCTGAATTTCCAAGGACAAGATATAAACAAGTAAAGAGCTATTGTATTCATTCTAGTGAGCCCGAAATTGTGGTTTCCTCCAACAATATTAGTTAGAGATGGAAGCATTTTGACCTCCTATTCCAAGAGTCCAGCACTCTACCTATAAGGTAATTGGATTGAAGAAAGAAAATGAGAGGGAAATCTCTTTAAATCACTATGGACTTACCGAACTCTAAAGCCTAGTCATGTTTATGATAGTTATAGCAATAATGTGTCAATGagctttatttcaaattttatgaTTTTATTAATTCTTCATCTGCCCAATCTCACCTTGAAGATTTTCTGATTGCTCAAGCTCCCTCGCATCAACAAGCAATGGTTACCTCAAATTCACTTCCTTGGCAACCTCCTCCCCCCTTGTTTTTAAAATTGAACTTTAATGCTGCCATTGACATTCACAGGAGGGTTGGAGCTACTGCTGTTATAGCTCGTGATTACAGTGGAAACTTCCTTGATTGGTCTTGCAAACTATGGTATAATCAAGTTGATCCCCTTATCCTTGAGAGCTTTGCCTGTCGTGAGGCGGTCCTTCTTGCACGGAAAATGGGCATTTCCAGAGTGCTTATCCAAGGCGACTCAGTGATAGTCATCAATTCTCTTAAGAGTGCTTAGAACCCACTTTCCATTCAAGCTGTGATTTTTTATATCTCACGACTCTCCAAAATTTTCTAGGATTGCTCCTTTGTGTTCATCAGAAGAGAGGCTAACACAGTAGCCCATTGTTTGGCTCAACagtttcttcataatttatctttTAGATGTAATTCTGCTTTTCAATGTCATTATGTACTAGATGCTTTGCCTCCTTAAGGCCACAAAATGTCATCCTTCTATCtttggaaaaaaaatttttttcttctATTCTGAAGATGTTATTTCCTGCAGTAGTAGCTGCTATATCATGTATTCTCAGGGCACCTTTTTCAGCCCTTTAACTATTATCCGATAATTAGAAAAGCTCTTAAATTTCTTTTAGTTCAAATAAGCcccttaattattaattaaataaattcaatatAATTAAATTCTAATCTAATTAAGTCCTATTCAGTTATATTTAGTCACATAACTGTTAATTGACTCCCTAAAAACCATaacaaaatataatattatttaaaaaatcttttatttatttagaattgtaaaataaaattaataaaagtaaTGTTAATTCATAAAATTTAGCTTCTCTGAGTTCTTCTTTGCTTGGAGTAGAAGATTTTCTCCCTTAATAATGGATATGAAGAAGAGGAAGACATGGATTATGATGAGAGTGATGCAGCAGACGAGGAAGCTTCATCCTTTTCGCTCTTGACATTGGTTTGGCGCTAAACCCTCGACTTTACAACAAGTTTTACATCTCAATCTCAAATAGCCGCAATCTTTTTTCACTTGGTTCCCACAATATCAACAATTCATTCCTCTTCCTATTCCACCTTGCCTCATCGCTGTAAAGCCTGATCTTGAAGACTCATCAAAGAAACTTCAACAAGAAGCAACTAGTTCTTGTTTTGCTATTGTTGACAATACTGTGGCCATATCTCAAATCGCTTGATGGAAATCTCCCACTTAGATAAAACCACCTAGCCATTTCCTGCACCCACAAGCTGAAAATAATTTCTATTCAAACCAAAAATCCATAGCAAAAACCTAATATCAAGAAGTAGCTATTGAAATTTGCAAGATCAGTAGGCTTTGATTTCTGGGTTATTTTTTGGAGTTGAAATTTGGGGCTGGGTTTTGTTTGGTGAATCCAGATATTTTCTTGATTTGcattaaaaaaacaaaaatgaaaCTACTCATCACAATCCTCCAATTCCTGATTATATtgcaaaaaaggaaaaaaaatcaaaatatttgaTTCAACAATTGATTTCCATATTTGAATTAGtgaaaataagagaaattaaaAACTTGCTAGTAAGTAAAAAGTTAAGGGAACAAAGAGAGTGAGCCTACAACATTGAAAGTATAAACTAGGATTCTCACATTTGCTCTGTGAATCTGGATATTTTGTTTAgcgaaaaaaatatatttaaattctcTTTTGAATCTGGATATTTTGTTTAGGAAAAAAGAAATTTgatatttcttattttttaaggtgtaaaattaattttttaataattaatagtttactttattaaattttttaacggTGTTAGTTAACATTGTTAATTTTggatttatttgatttattttaatagTTGGGGGATTTATTTGAATTCGAAAAAAGTTCAAGGGTTTTTTGGATTATTGGGTAATAGTTAAAGGGTGAAAATGAGCCTTTTGTCATATCCTCAGTGTTAGTTAAGTTGTGGGAGGTGAGAATGAgagtttttatatatatatatatatatatatatatatatatatatatatatatatatatataattgattttgactGAGACTCCAACTTGAAATCTAACAGTCGGAGAGactattcttaaatttttaatggtTAATGGCAGTGTAAGTGTGGAGAGGAAAGAGATAAGAGTTGAAGTGAAATTGGATAAGAGTGAAATTGTTGTGATTTGTAAGTGGTTAACTGGTTTATTAAGCTTATAAGGTTATTCCAAGACCCTACCTAACCTGTTGAAACCTTGGTTAGATTATTTAATCATCCACAAACAGTAAGAAGTTCATTCCAGCGAGGGCTAGCCAAGATAATATTCTCTTGGCCCTTGAGCTCTTCCACTCTTTATAAATGAATAGAAACAAACACAAACAAGAAGAGTAAGGCATATGGCAAAGTTGATTGGGTTTTCTTGTTAAGGATTATGCTTAAAATGGGTTTCTCCGAAAGAGTTGTGTGTATGGTTATGCAATGCATAATGACTGTGACCTATTCCATCATCATAAATGGAGCTCTTTCCCAGAcaagtaaaattttaattgaagcaGTACTGACGGCAGTCCCCACGCATACCATGGCAgtattcaagcttccaagctcctTCTGCAGGCAAATCAATAGAATGTGGAGAAGTCTCTTGCATGGGAAGGTAAGATGAGGTCTCGAAGCCTCAAAGCAGAGGAGGGATTGGGTTCAAGAAGCTACAAGGCTTCAATACACTGCAATTGGCCAAGCAGGGTTGGAGGATCCTCGTGAATCCTTCTAAACTTTGGGTCCAGGTAATGAAGGCAAAGTATATTCCCCATGATGATTTCTGGTCTACATTGAAAGGCAGGAGGCCATCTTGGGCATAGAATAGCATTCTAGAAGGAAGAGAGACTCTAACAGCAGGGGTGAGGTGGAATGTGCACAGTGGCCGAGATATTCTGTTATGGTAAGACCCGTGGGTGCCATCTTTGCCAAACTTCAAAGTGACCTCAGCTGGGCCAGATAACTATCAGGAATTGGTGAATGGATTAATGACCCTGGGTCAGAAGAGGTAGGATGTTAGAAAGTTGCAGCACTGGTTTATCACTGTCAAAGTTAAAGCAATCAAAGAAATCCCCATTGGAAAGGCTGATTCTCCAGTTTAGATGGTACAATCAGAGTTTACAGGCCCTATTAACACTCTGAAACTATCGCACTAGGCACTTAGAATTCAGGATACATACAGCAAAGGTTCCAAGGGCTCACCTCAGAGAAGCACAGTGGAGCCCTCCTCCAAATGGGACTTTGTGCTTTAGTGTTGATGTCTTATACAGTTCCCAACGCAGAAACGCAGGGCTGGAGAAGGTAATTAGAGACTCATCAGGAAAAATAATTGATGTTTTGGCCAAAGGGATTGTTCAGGTGGCAGAGGCGTTGGCGATGCATGCTGCATTACGACTGACTTTATATCTGCATGTCTCAAAGGCCCGATTCTTAACAGATTCAGAGGTGCTGGCCAAGTCTTTGATAGACCGACAATTCAAAATTCCATGGGAAATTCAGTCCCTTTTGTTCTATGTTAAATCCATCTCTAGTGCTAATCAGGATTGGGAAGTTCGTAAAATGCCTATGAGGGCGGCCAGAAAAATGACAACACcaataaattattagaaattcATTGACGCAATTGAGAGTAgacaaaatttgtattatatgctTCCTCCAATTCTCAAGTCCAAAATACCATTCATTTTTATAACAAATACTAATCATAAAACCACCTAGCTTTAATTTAGCTAGTAAAGCTTCCAATGCCCTAATTATGCTCAAGATTTAGCTCTTCTCATTCTAAAACAAAGTCTCTACTTCACGCATTCAAGATTCAACTATTATTCATTCCAAAAAATTGAAACTATTTCTTGCCATTCCATGAACTTAATTATGTCTTATTGACAGTGTAACAAGTCAAATACATTAATCGCAAACACGTCCATATTGGGTCTAAAAAACGTGTGAAACATTTCGTGCTATCCTCAAACTTGTCAATACCCAGTATTGAATGAGACAATCAGCTTTAAATTAAGATGACACCACAACGATGAGAATATATTAATATGACCAACTTtgcaggcttttttttttttttttttcaagatgtgcatttttttttttaaatgtgtaTTAGCTGGATTAGCGTGCTTCGTAAAAATTGAGCTTACAATGAAAAACAAGTGATACATATGATTTGAGTTTAGCAAAGTTATGCTTGGTAAGGCGTAATATAATATAAGTAATTATGTAATAcaattaaagttgtaatataatataattattattacattCTTATATTTtgattgtaaaataaaaataaaaataatataatataattttaattttaatatttaatttatttatagtgttaataataAGTATAGTGATTGATAATAAAGTGATAGTGATGATAGTGGTAGCAGTGACGATAACAATAATTAAGTGGTGTTAGTAGCAAGATATAGCGATTGTGGTAATAGCCAGGTAGTAATAGTTGAGTGATGATAGCAATGATTAAGTGGTGATGACGATAAGAGTAATGACAGTAATAGGGTGGCGATTGTGGTGATATTGGTAACAAAATGCAAGTAATTGTGATAGTAACAATGATGGCCAGACTGTGGTAGTGGtgttgataataaataaaaaaaattaaaataaataatcataattacaTTCATTTGTGTATGTAAAAATTATTACGTTATTTTAaagataaataattaattacattatgtaATTGTCAttcaattatataaattttttttacgtTACCAAATAACATAAGCAAATATACAACATCGGAGATGGATTCATCTTtgcatgagaaaaaaaaaagcatatttGATGGGAATCATACAAGAATATGAAATATACAGGACTGTCAAGAGACGTACCTCAAGCTAAATGCCAACAAACTAAATGGCCAAACATATTCCCATACCATATCCATCTTTCACTACCGAAAAAATATATTCAATCCATAGAAACCAAATGAAAGAACAATGCACAACACATCCAAATCTGCAGCAGCAATGAATCCAGAAAAAGAATGCGATTAATTATAGCAACGTAACCAAAATCCACTATGGGCTCACATATATGAACATCAGCATCAAATGGATATGGAAGTTTGACTAGTGGTTCACACTTGTGTACTTCTAAGACATCTCCACTGCCTTGTCCGAGGCCCTTTGTCCAGAAGCAGTAGCAGACCAACATTGCTCGCTGAAAGTCCACACATATACCTGCCATTACAAAATTTGACAACGCCAAACATCAGGAGACCAATTAAAATTGCAAAACATGCCACCAATTTTCTCAGGTCAAATCAACTGATGGATAATTAGATATTCGATACACGATAGCTCTCTCTAGAATATTTACAGTTTTGCTACCTCCAAATTACATTGGGTTCCTTTAAAATTTTAACTAGCACTCAAGAACTCTAGGGATTAATCCCTTTTAAATTGCTGGATTTATGCTTTGGGTTCACTTTGGGATCACATAAACTATCTGTAAAAAAATTTTTCCTTCCTTCTTCACCCAAGAATAGATCAACTAGATTTTCTCCTAGTTTTCAGGTGCATCTTCCTatcttataaaatattattgtgaAGGGAAAACACTCCCATTCTGCTCTTGTCACTCATAACTCGAGTACATTAATCAAAAACTAAACTCTATCAGTATGTATAAATATCAATCGACTCACTTGCTTCGACGAGCTTTGTTTCTCCAGAAAATGAAGGACCCGATCCACTGAACAAAGAAAATGAAGGACAAGAAAGTTTAGTGCTAGTGCAAGAGACAGTACACAGCAGGGTGCTCATAAAATAGCTTCAACATTAACACATGTTAGTTTATGATGATTCCAGTAATATAAACAGCTGTCCCATGAATAATGAGTTTTAGACACAATCTAGCAAAGAAGATTGATTTAAATAGTCTACAAAATTCTTAGCAATAGCCAACAAATGCTATTTCTAGAAATCCGTGGTTCAatgaaaagaaacataaaaagaGAAAGATTAGAAAGAACCTATAATCATCATCATACACAGGTAAATATGAATTCACAATAGCTCTGGAGAACACCTCACAGAAACCAGAGTGCTCATGATAATAACACATGCATACTTCATTCATATGCAAAGTGTGTTCAGAATTACCTTGAAAATTGACATGAAGGAAAAGGTCCCAAGAAGAGATGGCTTCTTCACAGGCATTCGCCTTTCTGGTGACATTTCCTTGCACAAATGTTGAGCTATTTCTTTCAAGAGCACCATCTGCGCTTTATCAGTGCGCATTGAAATAATTGCCTGCCTCATAGA
It encodes:
- the LOC110650473 gene encoding calcium-dependent protein kinase 1-like, coding for MRASDISSCFRFGNIVEDKCCNNSNLVFDCLAAENEQQLHPAIASGTTIYRELNIVALMGNACAGKCNSKSGFVLSTSDDTSGFCFQSQYDSVSNRKSTKPVKETPLPILNKPPKQMVMQTDTVLQKMSEDDFMAVFTLGRKLGQGRFGTVFLSVEKSTGREYACKLIEKRKLVTCEDVRDLRREIQIMRHLNANPNVASIRDAYEDSKAVYIVMEFCSGGELFDGIKERGCYTEKEAAKLVRTIVAVVQGFHSLGVMHRDLKPENFLFLHHQEDSPLKIIDFGSSTFFLPGESFRDVVGSPYYVAPEVLQKHYGPEVDIWSAGVILYVLLSGVPPFWAKTEKEIYQEVLHGDLDFSSEPWPVISESAKDLMRRMLDKNPATRIATGEVLSHPWVRINGIAPDKLINS